One Megachile rotundata isolate GNS110a chromosome 5, iyMegRotu1, whole genome shotgun sequence genomic region harbors:
- the LOC100883153 gene encoding uncharacterized protein LOC100883153 isoform X6 yields the protein MSYAEHGPRIFLANRSNGGTPLIYGDYVLPKKRIEGRLKLYDSCSDIRAWSPNYVEHSRYFRELNENGSPVGKIIPFNVVIDNIIQLNSQTQNELQIVKKELEKYKSLQLSPKQEQQLRSLENKQEIKELLQNDNCTSQLKDAFLNISKSVPAINSNSYLSIHVPFRKHFQNKTKDKPILRIQPNEIHSYSATAVDPSLNNSSLVSTYQSIKSLITEGIINEYLNIFNLFTFNYEPNFSDINDKPAPWIEYIDVGVQAISRASFTPKYSDQDTTITELDSSSIQTNNDKEQSFECDASCSESSQNIETECSFDSHQSTHKAIIIQKDSEIISLEYKLRARDDELEELRDANKELKISLSTQQENLKMIHDRFFKLYHQHNYEVESLKQQLHDYKHLIEQLQKDLNDKCKTCHLQSQEIEKLQLCNKDVAMLQSEKNCLLKKLQEMEQSIKNAKTYNLEKIKCISQQKDELEKQNYEQSCMITDQEEEITQLLDVIKETSITYEEQMKTKDMLENLKAEIHNKNIKISQYEKQLVSIKQEISDFFNNLKHALNNLEDLNGSCEDICNCANCDLDINEEANNVLLNINVIMTRFQSYKIESQNLLQQLQELKQCIENNKQQIHLNQSLENIICEDCYYESDLKLKNTSGKTNVIVLRIEQNKSSVNELEFEDDISTSITNHNCLDTTNNNFNFYKHETECDNRIVELNQKTNVDKEGKKILEYFSHFLIKLRSLTQQMKIYVETERPFIIKLIYSFYDILENIQSAINISQDITMRKQHISNLYNQHKEEYMKCAFNIKELPPGLLKIQNKINEFIGTILWQLLDEILHKERNTLHDKQINHAFEMYFKSCIDRVNNALHGAGDHHIQIVEEIEKQQKELQKKDTEIAQLKEEVAQHLARRGEGDCLHQRELENSIAIKEQLSKVTAELSNKNGIILKLKDQLQIFKNELSTHNKNRNALKKKNKNYNNIKDKKCLLLTVKNKIIKNLSQRLSEVNDVNVNMTSKLMEIERKLCDIKHENRKLQDQIMQADTIISNNNKTIINLKDNIEKNENIVLRNITEHQNVVKEKDYEIVKLRNENELSSAKLKDMENKLIKMNQTITSLTEQHDKINIIYMMQEDFAKLDKSEKKLKAELNSLKMQIVNDQNNNKKLNNNLDTLISENESLQKSIEYWKNENSELSIKLCNEVTDVKLKNQLYTLSNKILDRLSILKKQSTVGENLPTHHFNEQLQNKHTIYQDQLADNDANDVNKINYINRNLKSKSKDPEKEIKENEIEEIELQEQLNIENTEKYISSNDCITFEFESSKNNNKNIKHKAKSDKNGHYRNKNEIEKLLNEIEIKNCKIRNYTETIQHLTQENTDLRAILKTQAEEYQTKLVLMKKRYDSSLNAVNERHKESVEILQKQFEDNLKSERIFEPENWLQSLNMKELVELYERISVIINSNENLICTKNKNQFFCEKDVQKQFYTEIREIEERLHMTEKNMYEKTDRNNILKLIQDDSPEKQWPLTILSDMQNYPTLQTQDDKPSMEHNIKFPYCEEKSPVLENKYKKEKQAEKDSTFDQQRWNFINQCSAYHKLSNNYEYSRSIHTD from the exons ATGTCCTATGCAGAACATGGTCCTCGAATTTTTTTAGCCAACAGATCTAACGGCGGAACACCTCTAATATACGGTGATTATGTTTTGCCCAAAAAGCGAATAGAAGGTCGATTAAAACTATATGATTCTTGTTCAGATATTAGAGCTTGGAGTCCGAATTATGTAGAACATTCACGTTACTTTCGTGAACTTAACGAAAATGGTTCACCA GTGGGGAAAATCATACCATTCAATGTTGTGATTGATAacataattcaattaaattcacaaactcaGAATGAACTCCAAATAGTCAAAaaagaattagaaaaatataaaagccTTCAACTTTCTCCTAAAcaagaacaacaattacgaagTTTA GAAAATaaacaagaaataaaagaattgtTGCAAAATGATAATTGTACATCACAATTAAAAGATGCATTTCTTAATATTAGTAAATCAGTTCCTGCAATTAATTCAAATTCATATTTATCAATTCATGTACCCTTCagaaaacattttcaaaataaaactaAAGACAAACCAATTTTAAGAATTCAACCAAATGAGATACATTCTTATTCTGCGACTGCAGTTGATCCATCTTTAAATAATAGTAGTTTAGTATCAACATATCAAAGTATTAAATCACTTATTACTGAAGGTATAATAAACgaatatctaaatatttttaatttatttactttcaaTTATGAACCCAATTTTTCAGACATAAATGATAAACCAGCACCCTGGATAGAATATATCGACGTAGGTGTACAA gCAATATCACGAGCATCATTTACACCTAAATACAGTGATCAAGATACCACTATAACGGAATTGGACAGCAGTAGTATACAAACAAATAATGACAAAGAACAAAGTTTTGAATGCGATGCATCTTGTAGTGAAAGTtcacaaaatattgaaacagaATGTAGTTTTGATTCACATCAAAGTACTCATAAAGCGATTATTATTCAAAAAGATTCAGAAATCATTTCTTTAGAATATAAATTACGT GCAAGAGATGATGAATTAGAAGAATTACGAGACGCAAACAAAGAATTGAAAATATCACTAAGTACTCAACAAGAGAATCTTAAA ATGATACATGACAGATTCTTCAAATTGTACCATCAACATAATTATGAAGTAGAAAGTTTAAAGCAACAG CTTCATGATTACAAACATTTAATAGAGCAACTACAAAAAGATTTAAATGATAAATGTAAAACTTGCCATTTACAATctcaagaaattgaaaaacttcaaTTATGCAACAAAGATGTAGCAATGCTACAATCAGAGAAAAATTGCCTTTTA AAAAAATTACAAGAAATGGAACAATCTATTAAAAACGCTAAAACTTATaatttggaaaaaataaaatgtatctcACAACAGAAAGATGAACTTGAAAAACAAAATTATGAACAAAGTTGTATGATAACAGATCAAGAAGAAGaaataactcaattattagATGTGATTAAAGAAACGTCTATTACATATGAAGAACag ATGAAGACAAAGGATATGTTAGAGAATTTAAAAGCTGAAATtcataataagaatattaaaatttctcaatatGAAAAGCAATTAGTTTCTATTAAACAAGAAATTAgtgatttctttaataatttgaaacacgCTTTAAACAATTTGGAAGATCTCAATGGTTCATGTGAAGATATTTGTAACTGTGCAAACTGTGATTTAGATATTAATGAAGAAGCCAACAATGTGTTActaaatataaatgttattatgacaagatttcaaagttataaaataGAAAGTCAGAATCTTTTACAACAACTACAAGAGTTAAAACAatgtatagaaaataataaacaacaaaTTCATCTGAACCAAagtttagaaaatataatttgtgaagactgttattatgaatctgatctaaaacttaaaaatacaa GCGGGAAGACTAATGTAATTGTGCTTCGTATTGAGCAAAATAAAAGCAGTGTAAATGaattagaatttgaagatgaTATTTCTACTTCTATTACAAATCACAATTGCTTAGATACAACAAACAACAATTTCAACTTTTATAAACATGaaact GAATGTGACAACCGTATTGTAGAATTAAACCAAAAAACTAATGTTGATAAAGAAGGAAAAAAGATCCTCGaatatttttcacatttccTGATTAAACTGCGTTCACTTACTcaacaaatgaaaatatatgtagagACTGAACGTCCATTCATAATTAAACTGATTTACAGTTTTTACGACATTCTCGAAAATATTCAATCAGCTATTAATATTTCTCAGg ATATTACAATGAGGAAGCAACATATCTCTAACTTATATAATCAACATAAAGAAGAATATATgaagtgcgctttcaatattaAAGAGTTACCTCCTGGTTTATTGAAGatacaaaacaaaataaatgaatttattggaACCATTTTATGGCAATTGTTAGATGAAATATTACATAAAGAAAGAAACACTTTGCACGATAAACAAATTAATCATGCATTTGAAATGTACTTCAAATCTTGTATTGATAGAGTTAATAATGCTCTTCAcg GTGCTGGAGATCATCATATTCAAATAgttgaagaaattgaaaaacagCAAAAAGAGTTACAAAAAAAAGATACAGAAATAGCTCAGTTAAAAGAGGAAGTGGCACAGCATTTAGCAAGGAGAGGAGAAGGCGATTGCTTGCATCAAAGGGAATTAGAAAATAGTATTGCAATTAAAGAACAATTATCAAAAGTGACTGCAGAGCTTAGTAATAAAAAtggaattatattaaaattgaaagaccagcttcaaatatttaaaaatgaattatccaCACACAATAAAAACCGTAATGCattgaagaaaaaaaataagaattacaacaatattaaagataaaaaatgtttattgttAACAGTGAAGAataagataattaaaaatttatcccAGCGATTATCCGAAGTAAATGATGTAAATGTTAATATGACGAGCAAACTCATGGAAATAGAAagaaa ATTATGTGACATAAAGCACGAAAACCGCAAACTACAAGACCAAATTATGCAGGCAGATACGattatttcaaataacaataaaactataattaatttaaaagataacattgagaaaaatgaaaatattgtattGAGAAACATCACAGAACATCAAAACGTAGTAAAAGAAAAAGATTATGAAATTGTGAAACTgagaaatgaaaatgaattGTCAAGTGCAAAATTGAAAGATATGGAAAATAAATTGATCAAAAtgaatcaaacaattacatctTTAACAGAGCAACatgacaaaattaatatcaTATATATGATGCAAGAagattttgcaaaattagatAAAAGCGAGAAGAAATTAAAAGCTGAGCTTAACAGTCTAAAAATGCAAATTGTAAAtgatcaaaataataataaaaaacttaATAACAATTTGGATACGTTGATATCCGAAAATGAGAGCTTACAAAAATCTATTGAATATTGGAAAAATGAAAACTCcgaattatcaattaaactctgTAATGAAGTTACTGATGTAAAGTTGAAGAATCAATTATATACTCTTTCAAACAAAATACTCGACAGGTTATCAATTCTTAAAAAACAATCTACTGTAGGAGAAAATTTACCAACTCATCATTTTAATGAACAGTTGCAGAATAAGCACaca ATATATCAAGATCAACTGGCAGACAATGATGCTAatgatgttaataaaattaattatataaatagaaatttaaaatcaaaGTCTAAAGACCcggaaaaagaaataaaagaaaacgaGATAGAAGAAATTGAGTTACAAGAACAGCTGAATattgaaaatacagaaaaatatataaGCTCAAATGACTGTATAACATTTGAATTTGAATCTTcgaaaaacaataataaaaacataaagCACAAAGCAAAGTCTGACAAAAATGGgcattatagaaataaaaatgaaattgaaaaattattgaacgaaattgaaattaaaaattgtaaaataagaaattacacAGAAACTATACAACATTTAACGCAAGAAAATACAGATCTTCGTGCTATTCTTaaa acTCAAGCAGAAGAATATCAAACTAAATTGGTATTAATGAAGAAACGATATGACAGCAGTTTAAATGCAGTTAATGAAAGACATAAGGAAAgcgttgaaattttacaaaaacaatttgaagataatttaaaaagtgaaaGAATTTTTGAACCGGAAAATTGGTTACAA TCGCTGAATATGAAAGAATTAGTAGAACTTTACGAACGAATAAGCGTAATTATAAATagcaatgaaaatttaatatgcacaaaaaataaaaatcaatttttctgtGAGAAGGATGtacaaaaacaattttatacagaaaTTCGTGAAATAGAAGAAAGATTGCATATGACTGAAAAAAATATGTATGAAAAAACCGAtagaaacaatattttaaaattaatacaagaTGATTCACCTGAAAAACAATGGCCACTTACCATTTTAAGTGATATGCAAAATTATCCAACTTTACAAACACAAGACGACAAGCCTAGTATGGAGCACAATATtaa GTTTCCGTATTGTGAAGAGAAATCCCCAGTactagaaaataaatataaaaaagaaaaacaagcaGAAAAAGATAGTACT TTTGATCAGCAGAGatggaattttataaatcaatgCAGCGCATACCATAAATTAAGCAATAATTACGAATATTCTCGGTCTATTCATACAGattaa
- the LOC100883153 gene encoding uncharacterized protein LOC100883153 isoform X10 → MSYAEHGPRIFLANRSNGGTPLIYGDYVLPKKRIEGRLKLYDSCSDIRAWSPNYVEHSRYFRELNENGSPVGKIIPFNVVIDNIIQLNSQTQNELQIVKKELEKYKSLQLSPKQEQQLRSLENKQEIKELLQNDNCTSQLKDAFLNISKSVPAINSNSYLSIHVPFRKHFQNKTKDKPILRIQPNEIHSYSATAVDPSLNNSSLVSTYQSIKSLITEGIINEYLNIFNLFTFNYEPNFSDINDKPAPWIEYIDVGVQARDDELEELRDANKELKISLSTQQENLKMIHDRFFKLYHQHNYEVESLKQQLHDYKHLIEQLQKDLNDKCKTCHLQSQEIEKLQLCNKDVAMLQSEKNCLLKKLQEMEQSIKNAKTYNLEKIKCISQQKDELEKQNYEQSCMITDQEEEITQLLDVIKETSITYEEQMKTKDMLENLKAEIHNKNIKISQYEKQLVSIKQEISDFFNNLKHALNNLEDLNGSCEDICNCANCDLDINEEANNVLLNINVIMTRFQSYKIESQNLLQQLQELKQCIENNKQQIHLNQSLENIICEDCYYESDLKLKNTSGKTNVIVLRIEQNKSSVNELEFEDDISTSITNHNCLDTTNNNFNFYKHETECDNRIVELNQKTNVDKEGKKILEYFSHFLIKLRSLTQQMKIYVETERPFIIKLIYSFYDILENIQSAINISQDITMRKQHISNLYNQHKEEYMKCAFNIKELPPGLLKIQNKINEFIGTILWQLLDEILHKERNTLHDKQINHAFEMYFKSCIDRVNNALHGAGDHHIQIVEEIEKQQKELQKKDTEIAQLKEEVAQHLARRGEGDCLHQRELENSIAIKEQLSKVTAELSNKNGIILKLKDQLQIFKNELSTHNKNRNALKKKNKNYNNIKDKKCLLLTVKNKIIKNLSQRLSEVNDVNVNMTSKLMEIERKLCDIKHENRKLQDQIMQADTIISNNNKTIINLKDNIEKNENIVLRNITEHQNVVKEKDYEIVKLRNENELSSAKLKDMENKLIKMNQTITSLTEQHDKINIIYMMQEDFAKLDKSEKKLKAELNSLKMQIVNDQNNNKKLNNNLDTLISENESLQKSIEYWKNENSELSIKLCNEVTDVKLKNQLYTLSNKILDRLSILKKQSTVGENLPTHHFNEQLQNKHTIYQDQLADNDANDVNKINYINRNLKSKSKDPEKEIKENEIEEIELQEQLNIENTEKYISSNDCITFEFESSKNNNKNIKHKAKSDKNGHYRNKNEIEKLLNEIEIKNCKIRNYTETIQHLTQENTDLRAILKTQAEEYQTKLVLMKKRYDSSLNAVNERHKESVEILQKQFEDNLKSERIFEPENWLQSLNMKELVELYERISVIINSNENLICTKNKNQFFCEKDVQKQFYTEIREIEERLHMTEKNMYEKTDRNNILKLIQDDSPEKQWPLTILSDMQNYPTLQTQDDKPSMEHNIKFPYCEEKSPVLENKYKKEKQAEKDSTFDQQRWNFINQCSAYHKLSNNYEYSRSIHTD, encoded by the exons ATGTCCTATGCAGAACATGGTCCTCGAATTTTTTTAGCCAACAGATCTAACGGCGGAACACCTCTAATATACGGTGATTATGTTTTGCCCAAAAAGCGAATAGAAGGTCGATTAAAACTATATGATTCTTGTTCAGATATTAGAGCTTGGAGTCCGAATTATGTAGAACATTCACGTTACTTTCGTGAACTTAACGAAAATGGTTCACCA GTGGGGAAAATCATACCATTCAATGTTGTGATTGATAacataattcaattaaattcacaaactcaGAATGAACTCCAAATAGTCAAAaaagaattagaaaaatataaaagccTTCAACTTTCTCCTAAAcaagaacaacaattacgaagTTTA GAAAATaaacaagaaataaaagaattgtTGCAAAATGATAATTGTACATCACAATTAAAAGATGCATTTCTTAATATTAGTAAATCAGTTCCTGCAATTAATTCAAATTCATATTTATCAATTCATGTACCCTTCagaaaacattttcaaaataaaactaAAGACAAACCAATTTTAAGAATTCAACCAAATGAGATACATTCTTATTCTGCGACTGCAGTTGATCCATCTTTAAATAATAGTAGTTTAGTATCAACATATCAAAGTATTAAATCACTTATTACTGAAGGTATAATAAACgaatatctaaatatttttaatttatttactttcaaTTATGAACCCAATTTTTCAGACATAAATGATAAACCAGCACCCTGGATAGAATATATCGACGTAGGTGTACAA GCAAGAGATGATGAATTAGAAGAATTACGAGACGCAAACAAAGAATTGAAAATATCACTAAGTACTCAACAAGAGAATCTTAAA ATGATACATGACAGATTCTTCAAATTGTACCATCAACATAATTATGAAGTAGAAAGTTTAAAGCAACAG CTTCATGATTACAAACATTTAATAGAGCAACTACAAAAAGATTTAAATGATAAATGTAAAACTTGCCATTTACAATctcaagaaattgaaaaacttcaaTTATGCAACAAAGATGTAGCAATGCTACAATCAGAGAAAAATTGCCTTTTA AAAAAATTACAAGAAATGGAACAATCTATTAAAAACGCTAAAACTTATaatttggaaaaaataaaatgtatctcACAACAGAAAGATGAACTTGAAAAACAAAATTATGAACAAAGTTGTATGATAACAGATCAAGAAGAAGaaataactcaattattagATGTGATTAAAGAAACGTCTATTACATATGAAGAACag ATGAAGACAAAGGATATGTTAGAGAATTTAAAAGCTGAAATtcataataagaatattaaaatttctcaatatGAAAAGCAATTAGTTTCTATTAAACAAGAAATTAgtgatttctttaataatttgaaacacgCTTTAAACAATTTGGAAGATCTCAATGGTTCATGTGAAGATATTTGTAACTGTGCAAACTGTGATTTAGATATTAATGAAGAAGCCAACAATGTGTTActaaatataaatgttattatgacaagatttcaaagttataaaataGAAAGTCAGAATCTTTTACAACAACTACAAGAGTTAAAACAatgtatagaaaataataaacaacaaaTTCATCTGAACCAAagtttagaaaatataatttgtgaagactgttattatgaatctgatctaaaacttaaaaatacaa GCGGGAAGACTAATGTAATTGTGCTTCGTATTGAGCAAAATAAAAGCAGTGTAAATGaattagaatttgaagatgaTATTTCTACTTCTATTACAAATCACAATTGCTTAGATACAACAAACAACAATTTCAACTTTTATAAACATGaaact GAATGTGACAACCGTATTGTAGAATTAAACCAAAAAACTAATGTTGATAAAGAAGGAAAAAAGATCCTCGaatatttttcacatttccTGATTAAACTGCGTTCACTTACTcaacaaatgaaaatatatgtagagACTGAACGTCCATTCATAATTAAACTGATTTACAGTTTTTACGACATTCTCGAAAATATTCAATCAGCTATTAATATTTCTCAGg ATATTACAATGAGGAAGCAACATATCTCTAACTTATATAATCAACATAAAGAAGAATATATgaagtgcgctttcaatattaAAGAGTTACCTCCTGGTTTATTGAAGatacaaaacaaaataaatgaatttattggaACCATTTTATGGCAATTGTTAGATGAAATATTACATAAAGAAAGAAACACTTTGCACGATAAACAAATTAATCATGCATTTGAAATGTACTTCAAATCTTGTATTGATAGAGTTAATAATGCTCTTCAcg GTGCTGGAGATCATCATATTCAAATAgttgaagaaattgaaaaacagCAAAAAGAGTTACAAAAAAAAGATACAGAAATAGCTCAGTTAAAAGAGGAAGTGGCACAGCATTTAGCAAGGAGAGGAGAAGGCGATTGCTTGCATCAAAGGGAATTAGAAAATAGTATTGCAATTAAAGAACAATTATCAAAAGTGACTGCAGAGCTTAGTAATAAAAAtggaattatattaaaattgaaagaccagcttcaaatatttaaaaatgaattatccaCACACAATAAAAACCGTAATGCattgaagaaaaaaaataagaattacaacaatattaaagataaaaaatgtttattgttAACAGTGAAGAataagataattaaaaatttatcccAGCGATTATCCGAAGTAAATGATGTAAATGTTAATATGACGAGCAAACTCATGGAAATAGAAagaaa ATTATGTGACATAAAGCACGAAAACCGCAAACTACAAGACCAAATTATGCAGGCAGATACGattatttcaaataacaataaaactataattaatttaaaagataacattgagaaaaatgaaaatattgtattGAGAAACATCACAGAACATCAAAACGTAGTAAAAGAAAAAGATTATGAAATTGTGAAACTgagaaatgaaaatgaattGTCAAGTGCAAAATTGAAAGATATGGAAAATAAATTGATCAAAAtgaatcaaacaattacatctTTAACAGAGCAACatgacaaaattaatatcaTATATATGATGCAAGAagattttgcaaaattagatAAAAGCGAGAAGAAATTAAAAGCTGAGCTTAACAGTCTAAAAATGCAAATTGTAAAtgatcaaaataataataaaaaacttaATAACAATTTGGATACGTTGATATCCGAAAATGAGAGCTTACAAAAATCTATTGAATATTGGAAAAATGAAAACTCcgaattatcaattaaactctgTAATGAAGTTACTGATGTAAAGTTGAAGAATCAATTATATACTCTTTCAAACAAAATACTCGACAGGTTATCAATTCTTAAAAAACAATCTACTGTAGGAGAAAATTTACCAACTCATCATTTTAATGAACAGTTGCAGAATAAGCACaca ATATATCAAGATCAACTGGCAGACAATGATGCTAatgatgttaataaaattaattatataaatagaaatttaaaatcaaaGTCTAAAGACCcggaaaaagaaataaaagaaaacgaGATAGAAGAAATTGAGTTACAAGAACAGCTGAATattgaaaatacagaaaaatatataaGCTCAAATGACTGTATAACATTTGAATTTGAATCTTcgaaaaacaataataaaaacataaagCACAAAGCAAAGTCTGACAAAAATGGgcattatagaaataaaaatgaaattgaaaaattattgaacgaaattgaaattaaaaattgtaaaataagaaattacacAGAAACTATACAACATTTAACGCAAGAAAATACAGATCTTCGTGCTATTCTTaaa acTCAAGCAGAAGAATATCAAACTAAATTGGTATTAATGAAGAAACGATATGACAGCAGTTTAAATGCAGTTAATGAAAGACATAAGGAAAgcgttgaaattttacaaaaacaatttgaagataatttaaaaagtgaaaGAATTTTTGAACCGGAAAATTGGTTACAA TCGCTGAATATGAAAGAATTAGTAGAACTTTACGAACGAATAAGCGTAATTATAAATagcaatgaaaatttaatatgcacaaaaaataaaaatcaatttttctgtGAGAAGGATGtacaaaaacaattttatacagaaaTTCGTGAAATAGAAGAAAGATTGCATATGACTGAAAAAAATATGTATGAAAAAACCGAtagaaacaatattttaaaattaatacaagaTGATTCACCTGAAAAACAATGGCCACTTACCATTTTAAGTGATATGCAAAATTATCCAACTTTACAAACACAAGACGACAAGCCTAGTATGGAGCACAATATtaa GTTTCCGTATTGTGAAGAGAAATCCCCAGTactagaaaataaatataaaaaagaaaaacaagcaGAAAAAGATAGTACT TTTGATCAGCAGAGatggaattttataaatcaatgCAGCGCATACCATAAATTAAGCAATAATTACGAATATTCTCGGTCTATTCATACAGattaa